The following are encoded in a window of Mumia flava genomic DNA:
- a CDS encoding ABC transporter permease, translating to MLRLILSSVRHNRGRYLATLVAIITGVMFYAATGFLSEGIIDSLEGDVDREFGAVDVAVVADPDAAAEAAEPLVIPGRRADRILGLDGVEAGAGTLTGPSGFVVGGDPVATDATARLWVTDDELNPLDVEEGEAPSAAGEIAVDRGLAEDQGFAVGDDVTLLTVAGPQDVTIVGTTRFADSDALDSAGTVSVPEASAFDWLRDGHREYDNLYLRASGSPDALLDEVEAVTPPAFEAVDGEDFREQQKESSGSFGRVIKQGLQAFAILALLVGGFVIYNTFSVIVAQRQRELAVLSALGATGKQLKRSLRYEGLVIGLAGSAIGVVVGYVLVVVMALLLQLFGVDLPGGGAKITSGTILGGLVLGTVITVVSVMVPARRAGRTEPIAAMQDAAVETGTLSRGRAIASAVLAGLGLLAMFFGPNAPVIGLGAVLFVAALLVGAPFVAVAVARLSRPIMHRFGLEGRLAVDNSVRNPKRTATTANALVIGVLLVTFVSVAGSSIRDFAVETIDELQSADYVVSSEGGTVDPDLVSAIESIDEVEAVTPYRRETVTVDGDPALISSGDLAALGEETDLTVLDGSLDDLSGGAIAVLEGTGTVGDTVAVEDLDGQTVDLDVVAVLAVSLDAAQLGDLVDEETFEELVGDVAPTAAIVDVAVGKQSETEEEIQDIADLRPDITIMAGNALGNLIGGIFDFAINAVTGLLLMSVVIALIGIINTMSLSILERRRELGLLRIVGMTDRRVRRMVRLESVLIALMGTLTGMVAGIVLSLAVTTGMARLAGVSVGFTVPWLTLVAVLVAGSVLGFLAALVPARRSTKLSALDAVQAT from the coding sequence GTGCTCCGGCTCATCCTCAGCAGCGTCCGGCACAACCGTGGGCGCTACCTCGCGACGCTGGTCGCGATCATCACCGGCGTGATGTTCTACGCCGCGACCGGCTTCCTGTCCGAGGGCATCATCGACTCGCTCGAGGGTGACGTGGACCGGGAGTTCGGGGCCGTCGACGTCGCCGTCGTGGCCGACCCGGACGCCGCGGCCGAGGCCGCCGAGCCGCTGGTGATCCCGGGCCGTCGCGCGGACCGGATCCTCGGGCTCGACGGAGTGGAGGCGGGCGCGGGGACCCTGACCGGCCCGAGCGGCTTCGTGGTCGGCGGCGACCCGGTCGCGACCGACGCGACGGCGCGGCTGTGGGTCACCGACGACGAGCTCAACCCGCTCGACGTCGAGGAGGGTGAGGCGCCGAGCGCGGCCGGCGAGATCGCCGTCGACCGGGGGCTCGCCGAGGACCAGGGCTTCGCCGTCGGCGACGACGTCACCCTGCTGACCGTCGCGGGCCCGCAAGACGTGACGATCGTCGGCACGACCCGGTTCGCCGACAGCGACGCACTGGACTCGGCCGGCACGGTCTCGGTCCCCGAGGCGTCGGCGTTCGACTGGCTGCGCGACGGCCACCGCGAGTACGACAACCTCTATCTGCGTGCCTCCGGCTCGCCCGACGCGCTGCTCGACGAGGTCGAGGCCGTGACGCCGCCCGCGTTCGAGGCCGTGGACGGTGAGGACTTCCGCGAGCAGCAGAAGGAGTCGTCGGGCTCGTTCGGCCGGGTCATCAAGCAGGGACTCCAAGCCTTCGCGATCCTGGCGCTGCTGGTCGGCGGCTTCGTCATCTACAACACCTTCAGCGTGATCGTGGCGCAGCGGCAGCGCGAGCTGGCGGTGCTGTCGGCCCTCGGTGCGACCGGGAAGCAGCTCAAGCGGTCGCTGCGCTACGAGGGCCTCGTGATCGGCCTCGCGGGGTCCGCGATCGGCGTCGTGGTCGGGTACGTCCTGGTCGTGGTCATGGCGCTCCTGCTCCAGCTCTTCGGTGTCGATCTCCCCGGCGGTGGCGCCAAGATCACGTCGGGCACGATCCTCGGCGGGCTCGTGCTCGGCACGGTGATCACCGTCGTCTCCGTGATGGTGCCGGCACGGCGCGCGGGGCGGACGGAACCGATCGCGGCGATGCAGGACGCAGCCGTCGAGACCGGCACGCTGTCGCGGGGGCGGGCGATCGCGTCCGCCGTCCTGGCCGGGCTGGGACTGCTCGCGATGTTCTTCGGCCCGAACGCCCCCGTGATCGGCCTGGGAGCGGTGCTGTTCGTCGCCGCGCTCCTGGTCGGTGCGCCGTTCGTCGCCGTCGCCGTCGCGCGCCTCAGCCGCCCGATCATGCACCGCTTCGGGCTGGAGGGGCGCCTCGCCGTCGACAACTCCGTACGCAACCCCAAGCGCACCGCGACCACCGCGAACGCTCTCGTGATCGGCGTCCTGCTGGTCACGTTCGTGTCGGTCGCTGGGAGCAGCATCCGCGACTTCGCCGTCGAGACGATCGACGAGCTCCAGAGCGCCGACTACGTGGTGTCCTCCGAGGGCGGGACGGTCGATCCCGACCTGGTCAGCGCGATCGAGTCGATCGACGAGGTCGAGGCCGTCACCCCGTACCGCCGGGAGACCGTCACCGTCGACGGCGATCCGGCCCTCATCTCCAGCGGCGACCTGGCCGCGCTCGGAGAGGAGACGGACCTGACCGTCCTCGACGGCAGCCTCGACGACCTGAGCGGCGGCGCGATCGCCGTCCTCGAGGGCACCGGCACGGTGGGCGACACCGTGGCGGTCGAGGATCTCGACGGCCAGACGGTCGACCTCGACGTCGTCGCCGTGCTCGCGGTGTCGCTGGACGCGGCCCAGCTCGGCGACCTCGTCGACGAGGAGACCTTCGAGGAGCTGGTCGGCGACGTCGCTCCCACCGCCGCGATCGTCGACGTCGCGGTCGGGAAGCAGTCCGAGACCGAGGAGGAGATCCAGGACATCGCCGACCTCCGGCCGGACATCACGATCATGGCGGGCAACGCCCTGGGCAACCTCATCGGCGGGATCTTCGACTTCGCGATCAACGCCGTGACCGGCCTGCTGCTGATGAGCGTGGTGATCGCGCTGATCGGGATCATCAACACGATGTCGCTGTCGATCCTGGAGCGCCGCCGCGAGCTCGGCCTCCTGCGGATCGTCGGGATGACCGACCGCCGGGTCCGGCGGATGGTCCGGCTCGAGTCGGTGCTCATCGCGCTGATGGGGACGCTGACGGGCATGGTCGCGGGGATCGTGCTGAGCCTCGCCGTGACCACGGGCATGGCCCGGCTCGCCGGCGTGTCCGTCGGGTTCACGGTGCCGTGGCTCACGCTGGTCGCCGTTCTCGTCGCCGGGTCCGTGCTCGGATTCCTCGCCGCGCTCGTGCCTGCCCGGCGATCGACCAAGCTGTCGGCGCTGGACGCGGTGCAGGCGACCTGA